The DNA window CTTTATCAAACATTTCGATTTCTAAATAATAACGGCCTGCCATACGACGAACAAGAAGATGTTGGTCACCGGGTGCTAAATAAACATGACCTTTTTCTAGAATATCTCCATGCGCGGCTTCTTTTACCGGAAGACCGGTGGTTTGGTTGAGCCTTTGCGCAAACAAGGTTGTAAAATGTTCAGGCATATGTTGTACAACAACAATAGGTGGCAGGTCGTTGGGTAATGCATGTAAAATGAAATCTAATGCTTGGGTTCCCCCAGTTGAGGCTCCAATGGCAATTAGTTTGATGTTTGTTTGTTTGCCTTTTGGGCTTACCAGTTTTGGTTGGGAATTTGTGATGTATTGTTTGGGTTTTGCACCTAAACCTAACTTTTTAATTTTGTTTGTTAGTTCGTCTAACATTCGCAAAAAATCAGCTTCAGTACCATCTGGTTTTTTTACAAAATCCATCGCACCTCTTTCAAGTGCTTGGATTGTTGCATTGGCACCTGTCTCTGTATAGGTGCTAAGCATAATTACTGGAGTAGGGAAGTTGGGCATAAGCCAGTCCAAAAATTCGATGCCTGACATTCCAGGCATGTCCACATCTAAACTAATTACGTCAGGAAGGAGTTGGGGAATCAATCGTTTGGCTTCCAAGGCATTTGCTGCTGTTCCAACAACTTGTATGTTTTTATCACCAATAAACATCTCAGAAAGAACTTTTCGTACAACCGATTGATCATCAACAATGAGTAACTTTATCATTAGTCGATTCTTTGCATTTTTTGAAAAATGGATTTAACATCCAAGATCAAACTAACATTCCCACTGCCGAGAATAGTAAATCCGTTTACCCCATTTGCTTCTTCTAAAATTCCTTGTAGTGGTTTGATGACAACGTTTTGGTTGCCGATGATTTCATCAACTCGGATCCCTATTAGTTTTTTTTCATATTCAAGGACAATCATAAGTGGATCCAAACCATCATAAGGAATTTCTTCTCTGTGGTTTAAAATTTGATTGATGTCAAAGATGGGGATGAATACTCCTCTAACATCGATTACCTTTTGATTGTCTTCCAAGGGAATTTCTTCTCTATCACGAAGGCTAATGAACTCTCTCAGTTCTGTTGTTTGGATTGTAAAAAATTTAAATCCTATGCGAACAACGGTTCCTTCCATAATTCCAAGGGATAATGGAATTCTTAAGATAAAACTAGTGCCCATGCCGTAACGACTATGGATTTCAATTTTTCCGCCCATCCTTTCTACGTTTTGACGAACAATATCCATGCCGACACCACGGCCAGAAATATCCGTTACTGATTCTGCAGTTGAAAGACCCGGTACAAAAATTAGATTATACACTTCTTTATCTGAAAGTTGATCAGTATCACCAGAAAGAATTCCTCTTTCGATTGATTTTTTGATTATTTTTTCTCTGTTCAGTCCTCTTCCATCGTCACGAATCATCACCCAAACTTCGTTAACGGATTGTTTTGCGCTGAGTTGGATGGATCCTACTTCAGGTTTATTTGATAATAAACGTTCTTCTGTGTTTTCAATTCCATGATCGATTGAGTTTCTTAGAATATGTATAATAGGATCTGCAATTAAATCAACAATGGATTTGTCGATTTCAGTTTCTTCTCCACTGATATACAGCGCCACTTTTTTATTGGCTTTTTTTTGTAGATCTCGTATGAGACGAGACATTTTATGAAAAACCCCACTAATTGGTATCATTCGTGTGGAGAGTGCAACTTCTTGTAGATCTAAAACAATTTTACGAAGTCGATTGATCGAAGAATTAAAATCTTCGTTTCGTAACGATTTCAACATCGGGTGTTGGGTCACGTTCGATTCCGCAATGACTAGTTCGCCAACTAAATCCATCAGAGCATCTAACTTTTCATTGGCGACTTTGATTTCTTTTTTGTGGACTGCTGTGGGAGCATTCATTCCATCTTTGTCGATCGGGGTTTTTGTTTGGGTAACTGAATCCTGGAGTTGTTTTTCCGTATTAATTTGAGGTTTAAGAATCTCAGGATTTTTAACTTCTTCAGATTGAGGAGGTGTGGGCGTAGATGACTCACCAAAAATTTCAAATGCTGGTTTTTTTAT is part of the Leptospira noumeaensis genome and encodes:
- a CDS encoding chemotaxis protein CheA, yielding MGREQLLLDFIPEGFELIEVCESAILSIEEINDRSGDYDEELINNLFRAVHTFKGSSGLLKLESLVKISHEAETLMDILRKEKLLPDEDICQVLINTCDQLRRLLQKVDETKSNPELDEESETIIEVLKREIKQLMQNTNVSEAEVKTSEPKKKSYEIFGEESENVSAASVIKKPAFEIFGESSTPTPPQSEEVKNPEILKPQINTEKQLQDSVTQTKTPIDKDGMNAPTAVHKKEIKVANEKLDALMDLVGELVIAESNVTQHPMLKSLRNEDFNSSINRLRKIVLDLQEVALSTRMIPISGVFHKMSRLIRDLQKKANKKVALYISGEETEIDKSIVDLIADPIIHILRNSIDHGIENTEERLLSNKPEVGSIQLSAKQSVNEVWVMIRDDGRGLNREKIIKKSIERGILSGDTDQLSDKEVYNLIFVPGLSTAESVTDISGRGVGMDIVRQNVERMGGKIEIHSRYGMGTSFILRIPLSLGIMEGTVVRIGFKFFTIQTTELREFISLRDREEIPLEDNQKVIDVRGVFIPIFDINQILNHREEIPYDGLDPLMIVLEYEKKLIGIRVDEIIGNQNVVIKPLQGILEEANGVNGFTILGSGNVSLILDVKSIFQKMQRID
- a CDS encoding protein-glutamate methylesterase/protein-glutamine glutaminase, which produces MIKLLIVDDQSVVRKVLSEMFIGDKNIQVVGTAANALEAKRLIPQLLPDVISLDVDMPGMSGIEFLDWLMPNFPTPVIMLSTYTETGANATIQALERGAMDFVKKPDGTEADFLRMLDELTNKIKKLGLGAKPKQYITNSQPKLVSPKGKQTNIKLIAIGASTGGTQALDFILHALPNDLPPIVVVQHMPEHFTTLFAQRLNQTTGLPVKEAAHGDILEKGHVYLAPGDQHLLVRRMAGRYYLEIEMFDKVSGHRPSVDVMFNSISKGKMGDHCLAILLTGMGRDGASGLKGIRDAGGRTIGQDEESSVVYGMPKEAFLLGGVEKQVSLSAIPDVILQYL